One part of the Anopheles merus strain MAF chromosome 3L, AmerM5.1, whole genome shotgun sequence genome encodes these proteins:
- the LOC121599232 gene encoding collagen alpha-1(I) chain-like, with the protein MKFRLGSPLLLAVFFIIVLVADQIRCDDEPAAESVKPIKRKSKKSKTKKALATKNLKKVRPDRPQADRPQAQAPEYDSAYDYGDNYDYGTDPDYDAENGGTRSPDPSFRQPDDEVPRVSTTTTTTRAPEPESIVQPFTCYYEGKWYREGEMFESGYQGCATCRCRNGSIQCDEADCPRVIPTTSTTTTTTTTTTTEKPEFDASAVGNRLPAAPSGEPGTPGEAGQPGIPGTPGIPGPPGPPGPAPDLTFYTQQLQETMGGADKGPGPENFQFMQAQVGPVGPRGPPGPSGPTGPQGFQGSRGEPGEPGPSGVGGPPGPRGLPGPPGKDGAAGDDGEVGPQGPVGLPGPRGLPGMPGVPGLKGHQGLPGPEGMKGETGAIGEKGSVGATGPAGVPGAIGPAGPRGERGREGPPGPPGLRGIDGIAGPPGPPGPVGKQGPPGFPGSNGAKGDMGAAGPKGSQGPQGPRGESGRPGQPGEPGLNGPPGKDGASGEKGSPGSPGIAGPPGFPGPRGAPGANGSPGDAGAKGEPGLPGERGYKGEAGIKGEGGVPGPRGLPGAVGPEGKRGKRGMKGPTGLPGPQGERGLPGSPGLPGPDGAQGVKGQSGDRGAMGPQGPKGSSGDPGPPGSPGIQGLRGQPGRPGAQGKAGSTGERGLPGADGKVGEPGPQGLQGLPGPMGLPGDKGFTGEPGKDGDIGPQGPVGPRGDAGKDGPPGISGPPGPPGNDGDRGPPGTPGPRGFQGLPGTPGNPGAQGKDGQNGPPGPPGPAGQTGIRGERGFPGERGPVGTPGTPGVRGEPGAQGNDGPPGSPGPNGMKGHQGAPGMVGLPGLRGPAGPAGEKGERGSSGPPGPEGPAGRVGERGLQGPMGPTGPPGEPAEKGEPGNPGTPGEPGAPGAVGERGAVGPQGLQGFPGPQGPVGSPGAKGDRGNMGLKGEQGNSGLPGVPGEPGPQGLIGLTGSKGARGEPGLRGDTGPMGTPGRPGDQGPIGQTGNPGAPGTPGTPGLKGNPGDTGRPGNPGPPGMPGQQGAEGIKGEAGSDGPPGPPGNQGPQGVPGDRGLPGLPGPSGAQGLRGMRGAAGEPGTPGKPGNDGPPGAPGQLGPPGPPGPTGDTGPEGSPGKQGPPGIAGRTGDKGPIGNPGTQGTPGAPGLPGPPGPQGPSGQTGERGLRGETGPQGVDGPPGPRGKPGPPGLEGPKGENGEPGLKGTKGHRGLIGLQGLPGPAGPPGDKGNVGNEGPPGKPGEAGPRGPPGRDGSPGPQGMLGSAGPRGPPGNDGKNGQPGQPGPPGPPGPPGDGVGYDAAALAALLGHGQMSNTKGPDPSMGDEPMNLGRVFELTDEERQKLVENAYEKLKSAFATFKKPDGKQSSPAKTCRDLFAAHPEFTSGHYWIDPNEGDARDSILVYCDAERKASCILPQPLRTKELQYDGDEQEVWLGELKDGMKISYKADSNQIGFLQLLSASASQNITYHCRNSVAYYNKEKNSYRQSLKFLAWNDAELTARGPQRLRYEALQDDCQHRTAHYGQSVLGYSTDKPMRLPIIDIAIRDVGETHQQFWIEIGAVCFQ; encoded by the exons ATGAAGTTCCGGCTCGGAAGTCCGCTGCTTCTGGCGGTATTCTTTATCATAGTGCTCGTTGCCGATCAGATACGATGCGACGACGAACCGGCAGCGGAGTCGGTCAAACCGATCAAACGAAAGTCCAAAAAGAGCAAGACGAAAAAGGCGCTGGCTACGAAAAATCTGAAAAAAGTGCGCCCCGATCGCCCACAGGCCGATCGTCCCCAGGCCCAAGCGCCGGAGTACGATTCGGCATACGACTATGGCGACAACTACGACTACGGGACGGATCCCGATTATGATGCAGAGAatg GGGGTACACGCAGTCCAGACCCGAGCTTCCGGCAGCCCGATGACGAAGTCCCACGCGTCTCAACGACAACGACTACCACACGTGCGCCCGAGCCCGAATCGATCGTACAGCCCTTCACTTGCTACTACGAAGGGAAGTGGTACCGGGAGGGAGAAATGTTCGAGTCCGGCTATCAAGGTTGTGCCACATGCCGCTGTCGCAACGGTTCAATCCAGTGCGACGAGGCGGACTGCCCACGTGTCATCCCGACGACCtcaactaccaccaccactacgaCGACCACAACCACCGAGAAGCCGGAGTTCGATGCATCGGCCGTAGGTAATCGACTTCCGGCAGCTCCCAGTGGCGAGCCGGGCACACCAGGTGAGGCCGGACAGCCTGGAATTCCCGGCACTCCCGGCATTCCTGGACCTCCGGGACCACCCGGTCCAGCACCCGATCTGACGTTCTACACGCAGCAACTGCAAGAAACGATGGGTGGAGCGGATAAGGGTCCCGGTCCGGAGAACTTCCAGTTCATGCAGGCTCAGGTCGGTCCTGTGGGCCCTCGGGGTCCTCCCGGTCCGTCCGGACCGACGGGACCGCAAGGATTCCAGGGTTCGCGTGGTGAACCGGGTGAACCTGGACCCTCCGGTGTTGGAGGGCCACCCGGTCCACGTGGACTGCCCGGCCCGCCCGGAAAGGATGGTGCGgccggtgatgatggtgaggtGGGACCGCAAGGTCCGGTTGGTCTGCCAGGTCCACGGGGACTTCCCGGTATGCCCGGTGTTCCTGGCTTGAAGGGACATCAGGGGCTACCAGGGCCTGAGGGCATGAAGGGAGAAACGGGAGCGATCGGTGAGAAGGGATCCGTTGGAGCTACTGGACCGGCCGGTGTACCCGGGGCAATT GGACCTGCTGGACCTCGTGGTGAACGAGGGCGCGAAGGACCGCCTGGACCTCCCGGACTGCGCGGCATTGATGGTATTGCTGGACCGCCGGGACCTCCG GGCCCCGTTGGAAAGCAAGGGCCTCCCGGCTTCCCTGGTAGCAACGGCGCTAAGGGTGACATGGGAGCAGCCGGTCCGAAAGGTAGCCAAGGCCCGCAAGGTCCACGCGGTGAGTCGGGACGCCCAGGACAACCGGGAGAGCCCGGTCTGAACGGCCCGCCAGGAAAAGATGGAGCATCCGGCGAGAAGGGAAGTCCTGGATCGCCCGGAATTGCGGGTCCACCCGGATTCCCCGGACCTCGAGGAGCTCCAGGCGCCAATGGAAGTCCGGGAGATGCAGGAGCCAAGGGTGAGCCCGGACTGCCGGGCGAACGTGGCTACAAAGGGGAAGCCGGCATTAAGGGCGAAGGTGGCGTGCCCGGTCCACGTGGACTTCCGGGCGCCGTCGGTCCAGAAGGAAAGCGTGGCAAACGCGGTATGAAGGGTCCAACGGGTCTTCCCGGACCGCAGGGAGAGCGGGGCCTGCCTGGATCTCCGGGTCTTCCTGGACCGGATGGAGCGCAAGGTGTGAAGGGACAGTCGGGAGATCGCGGTGCAATGGGCCCTCAGGGTCCGAAAGGTTCAAGTGGTGATCCCGGACCACCGGGTTCGCCAGGAATTCAAGGTTTGCGTGGACAGCCGGGACGGCCCGGTGCACAGGGTAAGGCAGGCTCGACGGGTGAGCGGGGACTGCCCGGTGCCGATGGTAAGGTCGGTGAGCCAGGACCTCAAGGATTGCAGGGATTGCCCGGACCGATGGGATTGCCCGGTGATAAGGGATTCACCGGCGAGCCTGGCAAGGATGGTGACATTGGACCCCAGGGACCAGTTGGGCCGCGGGGAGATGCTGGCAAGGATGGGCCGCCGGGAATTTCCGGACCTCCGGGACCACCCGGAAACGATGGGGATCGTGGACCGCCAGGAACACCGGGCCCGAGAGGATTCCAGGGACTGCCCGGAACTCCAGGCAACCCGGGAGCGCAGGGTAAGGATGGACAAAATGGACCACCAGGACCTCCTGGACCTGCTGGCCAAACGGGTATACGCGGAGAGCGTGGCTTCCCGGGAGAGCGAGGACCAGTTGGAACACCGGGTACGCCGGGAGTTCGAGGAGAGCCGGGCGCACAAGGAAACGATGGACCACCG GGATCTCCGGGTCCAAACGGTATGAAAGGACACCAAGGAGCTCCAGGAATGGTGGGTCTTCCGGGACTTCGAGGCCCCGCCGGACCGGCAGGAGAAAAGGGCGAACGTGGTAGTTCTGGACCACCAGGGCCGGAAGGACCTGCCGGACGTGTGGGCGAACGAGGACTTCAGGGTCCAATGGGACCTACGGGACCACCGGGAGAGCCAGCCGAGAAGGGTGAACCAGGAAATCCCGGCACCCCAGGCGAGCCGGGAGCACCGGGAGCGGTTGGAGAACGTGGCGCAGTTGGACCGCAAGGTTTGCAAGGATTCCCCGGACCGCAAGGCCCTGTGGGATCTCCTGGAGCTAAGGGTGATCGTGGAAACATGGGCCTGAAGGGTGAACAAGGTAACTCCGGACTTCCGGGCGTGCCGGGTGAACCAGGTCCACAAGGATTGATCGGCTTGACTGGCTCGAAGGGAGCCCGTGGAGAGCCAGGCTTACGAGGAGATACGGGACCGATGGGAACGCCCGGACGTCCAGGAGATCAAGGACCAATT GGACAAACGGGCAATCCAGGAGCACCAGGAACACCGGGCACTCCAGGTCTGAAGGGCAATCCGGGAGATACTGGCCGACCAGGCAATCCAGGCCCACCGGGCATGCCCGGGCAGCAAGGCGCAGAAGGCATCAAGGGTGAGGCAGGCAGCGATGGACCTCCAGGACCGCCAGGCAACCAAGGACCACAAGGAGTACCGGGCGATCGTGGACTACCGGGACTTCCCGGGCCGAGTGGAGCGCAAGGCCTGCGAGGAATGCGTGGAGCAGCCGGTGAGCCAGGCACTCCCGGAAAGCCAGGAAACGATGGACCACCGGGCGCACCGGGACAACTGGGACCTCCAGGGCCGCCTGGCCCGACCGGAGACACAGGCCCGGAGGGATCACCAGGAAAGCAGGGCCCACCAGGAATCGCTGGACGTACGGGAGACAAGGGACCGATCGGAAACCCCGGTACACAGGGAACGCCAGGCGCTCCGGGACTGCCAGGTCCGCCAGGACCGCAGGGTCCATCCGGACAGACGGGAGAGCGTGGACTGCGTGGTGAAACTGGCCCGCAGGGTGTAGACGGTCCACCAGGACCGAGAGGCAAACCGGGTCCGCCTGGGCTGGAAGGCCCCAAGGGTGAGAATGGAGAACCAGGCTTGAAGGGCACGAAGGGTCACCGTGGGCTGATCGGTCTGCAAGGTTTGCCTGGCCCGGCAGGACCTCCAGGAGACAAGGGTAACGTTGGCAATGAAGGACCGCCCGGTAAGCCCGGTGAGGCGGGTCCACGTGGTCCTCCCGGACGTGATGGATCACCCGGCCCGCAGGGAATGCTTGGCTCAGCTGGTCCCCGAGGTCCTCCTGGAAATGATGGCAAAAATGGACAACCGGGTCAGCCGGGACCACCAGGACCGCCGGGGCCCCCGGGAGATGGTGTCGGATATGATGCGGCCGCTCTTGCTGCTCTCCTTGGCCATGGTCAGATGAGTAATACAAAGGGTCCGGATCCAAGCATGGGCGATGAGCCGATGAATCTCGGCCGTGTGTTCGAGCTGACGGACGAGGAGCGCCAGAAGCTCGTGGAGAATGCGTACGAAAAGCTCAAGTCCGCCTTTGCCACGTTCAAGAAACCGGACGGCAAACAGAGCTCTCCGGCCAAGACGTGTCGCGATCTGTTCGCCGCCCATCCCGAGTTCACCTCGGGCCACTACTGGATCGATCCGAACGAGGGCGACGCGAGGGACTCGATCCTGGTGTACTGCGATGCTGAGCGGAAGGCATCCTGCATCCTACCGCAACCGCTTCGAACGAAGGAGCTGCAGTACGATGGCGACGAGCAGGAAGTTTGGCTGGGCGAGCTGAAGGACGGCATGAAGATCAGCTACAAGGCGGACAGCAATCAGATCGGGTTCCTGCAGCTACTGTCCGCGAGCGCCTCGCAGAACATTACCTACCACTGCCGGAACAGTGTCGCGTACTACAACAAGGAGAAGAACAGCTACCGGCAGAGCTTGAAGTTCCTCGCCTGGAACGATGCGGAGCTGACGGCACGCGGCCCACAGCGACTGCGGTACGAGGCACTGCAGGACGACTGCCAGCACCGGACGGCACACTACGGCCAGTCCGTGCTCGGCTACAGCACCGACAAGCCGATGCGACTGCCCATCATCGACATTGCGATCCGGGACGTGGGTGAGACGCACCAGCAGTTCTGGATCGAGATCGGTGCCGTTTGCTTCCAGTGA